Part of the Phycisphaerae bacterium genome is shown below.
ACAGAGTTTCTGGATTTCTTCAGTATCACCAAGTCCGAGAACGCCGCCAACGGTCTGAATCAGCACATCATCTGTAACGTCACTGCTCAACACCGCCGCTACTCCGATACTCCTGGCCGCTATTTCCTGCTCTACATCGTTTGCATTAACGATGGCGATAACAGGCAAATAAGGTTTTGCCAATCGCAGATTTTTCAGGAATCGTCCATCGGGACAATCCGGCAGTTCCCACTGACTTATGACACTGTCAACACTTTCATTTTTCAAAGAACGTCCGGCTTCGACGCCGGTCTCTATATAAGAAACTCGAATTGGCAGCCTTTTTAAGGCTTTACTTCTTCCTTCGAGTCCTACGAGCCCTACTACTAATACATTCGCTCTTACAAGGACGAGCATCTGTTTTCCTTTTCTAAAGAAGACTTAACTTCTGCTCGACCTCAACGACTTCTGGTTTACATACATCGCAACAGCCGTGCCAGAAGATATTTTATCTGAAAGAATTTTTTAAATCATTTAAGCGTAAGGAGTTACGAAGTGAATAATTTTTCGCCCCAAAATTATATTTTTTAGGCAGCCGACCAAAACGGCCGCTACCTGATTTCCATTTTTCGCAGGAATGCTTACTCATTAAGCACTTAAAAAAAGCGACCATTTTGGCGCACCCTGTCCAAAATGGTCGTTTGGATTTAAAAAAAATTTAAACCGGTGCTTCGGTCAGGAATTTTTTAGGAAACAGCGTTATCAGAGCCATCTCGCAGACGTCTGATAGCGACTTCGAAAATTTTTCCTCTTCGTAATCGTCTCACGATAAATTCCATCGAATCCTGTCTGTAAATTTCTCCCGGCTTGGGTTTATGTCCGAGTTGACGCGACAGCCAAGCTGAAAGCGTTTCCTGCGAATCAGGCATTGGCAGATTAATATGTCCCGACAAATTCGCCATACGCATTCCGCCGCCGACCATCCACGTTCCGCCGTCAAGAGAATGAAACATCTGCGGCAGACGGTCGAATTCATCTTCGAGTTCACCGACAAGTTCTTCCACCAAATCTTCAAGTGCAACCATACCAAGTGTTTTGCCGTTTTTGTCCTGCACGATAGCTATGTGAATGTGCTGGTCGACAAACATTTTCATCAGGTCAGCAGCGGAATATTCCGGAAGAACGAAACATACAGGCCGAATAATACCCCTCAAACTCAAATTGCCCGGATTAGTACTCATAAAATAAATCATTTCCTTGAAGTTCACATAACCGATAACATTGTTGAAATCATCACCTTCACGAACAGGATAACGGGTGTGACAGTCGAGATGAGCTGCAATAACCGCCTGTGATATAGTCTGGGAAGTAGAGATAAACGATATATCTTCAATAGGAATCATAACCTGCTGCACCGTTAAAGAAGCCAGCCGGCACGCACCTTTTATAATCCGTTCCTGATGAAAATCTATCTGATTCGATAGCCTGCTCAAACCAGCCATGGCAATAATTTCATCGGCAGTCGCTATGGATTTTGTGGAACGGCCACTGCCCTCGAAGAAACTGTTAATCCAGTGAATCGTCTTTATCAAAGGAGTAAAAGCGTTGATACTTATATTCAACGGCAACGCGATAAAGCCGGCCAGTTTGCGATTAAGTCTGACGCCTATTGTTTTTGGAAGAATCTCAGTGAACTGAAGCATAAGGAAAGTAAAAACCAGAGAAAACAGCCAAATCCATTTATTGCCGAATAACCTGTTGAACTGGGAACCGGCAACAGAGGCGCCTATTGTATGAGCGGCCGTGTTCATAACCAGAATTACAGTTAGCGGACGCTCAATATTCGTCTTGAAGCCGTGCCAGATTTTACCGATATCCGGATGTTTGGAAGAAATGGCAGCTATCTGAGCGGGAGTCAAACTCAGGACTACCGCTTCCAACAGTGAACACAGAAACGAAACACCTAACGCAATAAATATGCTTACAATAAAAAGTGCCATAATCGCCTTCCTTGTTTTATAATATAATTTGCTTTGTAAAGGTCTTTAATTCGACCAATGATAATAAGAACA
Proteins encoded:
- a CDS encoding response regulator; translated protein: MLVLVRANVLVVGLVGLEGRSKALKRLPIRVSYIETGVEAGRSLKNESVDSVISQWELPDCPDGRFLKNLRLAKPYLPVIAIVNANDVEQEIAARSIGVAAVLSSDVTDDVLIQTVGGVLGLGDTEEIQKLCAVADGLDHRHV
- a CDS encoding hemolysin family protein, with the translated sequence MALFIVSIFIALGVSFLCSLLEAVVLSLTPAQIAAISSKHPDIGKIWHGFKTNIERPLTVILVMNTAAHTIGASVAGSQFNRLFGNKWIWLFSLVFTFLMLQFTEILPKTIGVRLNRKLAGFIALPLNISINAFTPLIKTIHWINSFFEGSGRSTKSIATADEIIAMAGLSRLSNQIDFHQERIIKGACRLASLTVQQVMIPIEDISFISTSQTISQAVIAAHLDCHTRYPVREGDDFNNVIGYVNFKEMIYFMSTNPGNLSLRGIIRPVCFVLPEYSAADLMKMFVDQHIHIAIVQDKNGKTLGMVALEDLVEELVGELEDEFDRLPQMFHSLDGGTWMVGGGMRMANLSGHINLPMPDSQETLSAWLSRQLGHKPKPGEIYRQDSMEFIVRRLRRGKIFEVAIRRLRDGSDNAVS